A portion of the Micromonospora vinacea genome contains these proteins:
- the obgE gene encoding GTPase ObgE, which yields MATFVDRVVLHLQAGDGGHGCVSIHREKFKPFGGPDGGNGGHGGSVSLVVDPQVTTLLDFHFHPHVKADNGKGGAGSNRDGANGHNLVLKVPNGTVVQTSDGTVLADMVGAGTTFEVARGGRGGRGNASLANAKRKAPGFAELGEPGDQLDIVLELKSVADVGLVGFPSAGKSSLISVISAAKPKIADYPFTTLVPNLGVVRMDNHTFTVADVPGLIPGAANGKGLGLEFLRHIERCAVLVHVIDSATLEPGRDPVADIDAIEAELSQYGGLADRPRLVAVNKVDVPDGRDLAEIVRPDLEERGYRVFEVSAATREGLKELTYAMAELVEAERKAAPPAEPTRIVIRPMAVDDDGFTITAEADGSFTVRGVRPERWVKQTNFDNDEAVGFLADRLARLGVEDKLAKAGAQPGDLVRIGVREFDWQPTLFAGVDFVPGNRGTDIRLEEKSNRASAADRLAARKARRVRSADEVGADASDDLDEDIDDEDDAE from the coding sequence GTGGCAACGTTCGTTGACCGGGTCGTTCTGCATCTGCAGGCCGGCGATGGCGGGCACGGTTGTGTCTCGATCCACCGCGAGAAGTTCAAGCCCTTCGGTGGGCCGGACGGCGGCAACGGTGGGCACGGCGGCAGCGTGTCCCTGGTGGTCGACCCGCAGGTGACCACGCTGCTCGACTTCCACTTCCACCCGCACGTCAAGGCCGACAACGGCAAGGGCGGCGCTGGCTCGAACCGGGACGGGGCCAACGGCCACAACCTGGTGCTCAAGGTGCCCAACGGCACCGTGGTGCAGACCTCCGATGGCACAGTGCTGGCCGACATGGTCGGCGCCGGCACCACCTTCGAGGTCGCCCGCGGCGGGCGCGGCGGGCGGGGCAACGCCTCGCTGGCCAACGCCAAGCGCAAGGCACCCGGTTTCGCCGAGCTGGGGGAGCCCGGCGACCAACTGGACATCGTGCTGGAGTTGAAGAGCGTCGCCGATGTGGGCCTGGTGGGCTTCCCGTCCGCCGGCAAGTCGTCGCTGATCTCGGTGATCTCCGCCGCGAAGCCGAAGATCGCCGACTACCCGTTCACCACCCTGGTGCCCAACCTCGGCGTGGTCCGGATGGACAACCACACCTTCACCGTCGCGGACGTGCCGGGCCTGATCCCCGGCGCGGCCAACGGCAAGGGGCTGGGCCTGGAGTTCCTGCGGCACATCGAACGCTGCGCGGTGCTGGTGCACGTCATCGACTCGGCGACCCTCGAGCCTGGTCGTGACCCGGTGGCCGACATCGACGCCATCGAGGCCGAGCTGAGCCAGTACGGCGGCCTGGCCGACCGCCCACGGCTGGTGGCGGTCAACAAGGTCGACGTGCCGGACGGCCGCGACCTCGCCGAGATCGTGCGCCCCGACCTGGAGGAGCGCGGTTACCGGGTGTTCGAGGTCTCCGCTGCCACCCGGGAGGGGCTCAAGGAGCTGACCTACGCGATGGCCGAGCTGGTGGAGGCGGAGCGTAAGGCCGCTCCGCCCGCCGAGCCGACCCGGATCGTGATTCGCCCGATGGCCGTGGACGACGACGGCTTCACCATCACGGCCGAGGCGGATGGGTCGTTCACCGTCCGCGGTGTCCGGCCGGAACGCTGGGTCAAGCAGACCAACTTCGACAACGACGAGGCGGTCGGCTTCCTGGCTGACCGGCTGGCCCGGCTCGGGGTGGAGGACAAGCTGGCCAAGGCCGGCGCGCAGCCCGGTGATCTGGTTCGGATCGGCGTGCGCGAGTTCGACTGGCAGCCGACGCTGTTCGCCGGTGTGGACTTCGTACCCGGCAACCGGGGCACCGACATCCGCCTGGAGGAGAAGTCGAACCGGGCTTCCGCCGCGGATCGGCTCGCCGCCCGGAAGGCTCGCCGGGTGCGGTCGGCGGACGAGGTGGGCGCGGACGCGTCCGACGACCTCGACGAGGACATCGACGACGAGGACGACGCCGAGTAG
- the rpmA gene encoding 50S ribosomal protein L27 gives MAHKKGASSSRNGRDSAAQRLGVKRFGGQVVSAGEIIIRQRGTKFHPGDLVGRGGDDTLFALSAGAVLFGTKRGRKTVSIVPQQ, from the coding sequence ATGGCTCACAAAAAGGGTGCGTCCAGCTCGCGTAACGGTCGTGACTCCGCGGCCCAGCGACTTGGCGTGAAGCGCTTCGGTGGTCAGGTCGTCAGCGCCGGTGAGATCATCATCCGGCAGCGTGGCACCAAGTTCCACCCCGGTGACCTGGTCGGCCGTGGCGGCGACGACACGCTGTTCGCGCTGTCCGCCGGTGCGGTCCTGTTCGGTACCAAGCGCGGTCGCAAGACCGTCAGCATCGTTCCGCAGCAGTAG
- the rplU gene encoding 50S ribosomal protein L21: MYAIVKTGGKQYKVAEGDVIEVEKLTGAPGDAVKLTAVLLVDGDDLVTDAAKLAEVAVSGEIAAHTKGPKIRIHKFKNKTGYHKRQGHRQPLTQVKVTGISSGK; this comes from the coding sequence ATGTACGCGATCGTCAAGACCGGCGGCAAGCAGTACAAGGTCGCCGAGGGCGACGTGATCGAGGTCGAGAAGCTCACCGGTGCCCCCGGTGACGCGGTGAAGCTCACCGCGGTGCTCCTCGTCGACGGTGACGACCTGGTGACCGACGCGGCGAAGCTTGCCGAGGTCGCGGTGTCCGGCGAAATCGCCGCGCACACCAAGGGCCCGAAGATCCGGATCCACAAGTTCAAGAACAAGACCGGCTACCACAAGCGCCAGGGTCACCGCCAGCCGTTGACCCAGGTCAAGGTGACCGGCATCTCCAGCGGGAAGTAG
- a CDS encoding Rne/Rng family ribonuclease, with protein MLENEPEGGERTGSQPAGETADQSTTADGAAVAPPTTAVGSAPMEPTGAESAPGEAEPAAPVRRTRATRRRAAPLNQPEQTDAPIEAPTAGAGNVESPQAEVFAPVSGDLDVAPKTPRRRRKAAPVETTAEEPLVAASAEPASAEVVPPVKVTRTRRKKATPAAVEEPPATEQPAAVVEEPVVEEPVVEEPVVEEPAESDLREAEAELNDAETLPSTSAAELAWSSGAQDRSGEVPPGVAVPAVTDEPNEPAEIEPEQPRTRRRRAALSAPTVLFMAPQPDAVPVTRPVEPAAATEEPPVEEAAEPSRRRRRGRREVEPVEPIEAIEAEEEPTEEADEATEADEDDEDSAAARRRRRRGRRGRGRGKGGADDAEDDESEEAAQADEEETAEVEAEGDEDEESEGGDGLTRRRRRRRRRGAGDTEGGAADDGVPTVVKIREPRRTVDEVQGVSGSTRLEAKRQRRRDGREQRRTRPPILSESEFLARREAVDRVMAVRQRGDRTQIAVLEDGVLVEHYVTRNSSGTMAGNVYLGKVQNVLPSMEAAFVDVGRGRNAVLYAGEVNWDTSGLEGRARSIEQALRSGDSVLVQVTKDPIGHKGARLTSHIALSGRHLVYVPNGNASGISRKLPDNERKRLRDVLKKLVPDGAGVIVRTAAEGATEDELARDVKRLQAQWEDIQAKAAEGGAPVLLYGEPDLVIRVVRDLFNEDFRELVIEGEQSYDMVESYLSHVSPDLVDRVRRHVGTSDVFAEYRIDEQIIKGLDRKVFLPSGGSLVIDRTEAMTVVDVNTGKYTGSGGNLEETVTRNNLEAAEEIVRQLRLRDIGGIVVIDFIDMVLESNRELVLRRLTECLGRDRTKHQVTEITSLGLVQMTRKRIGAGLLEAFSETCECCKGRGVIIHTEPVPEKPRPAGAGEKVKAVASAVSPAPAAEQGATSSRRRARKSAPAERAVVEVVDTDTAAEPDADYQDTMGYDLSRYESDTAAAPAISDAQQGESARLAAADDPDALADGEGDEETTEGGGGRRRSRRGGARRRTRP; from the coding sequence ATGCTCGAGAACGAGCCCGAGGGCGGCGAACGGACCGGTTCACAGCCGGCCGGCGAGACCGCCGACCAGAGCACCACGGCCGACGGCGCCGCCGTCGCGCCGCCCACCACCGCTGTCGGTTCGGCCCCGATGGAACCGACCGGCGCGGAGAGCGCTCCCGGTGAAGCCGAGCCCGCTGCGCCAGTGCGGCGCACCCGGGCGACCCGTCGTCGGGCCGCCCCGCTCAACCAGCCGGAGCAGACCGACGCTCCGATCGAGGCGCCCACCGCTGGGGCCGGCAACGTCGAGTCGCCGCAGGCGGAGGTCTTCGCCCCGGTCTCCGGCGACCTGGACGTCGCACCGAAGACCCCCCGGCGCCGCCGCAAGGCCGCCCCCGTCGAGACGACCGCTGAGGAGCCGCTGGTCGCGGCCTCCGCGGAGCCGGCCTCGGCCGAGGTGGTGCCGCCGGTCAAGGTCACCCGTACCCGGCGCAAGAAGGCCACACCGGCTGCCGTCGAGGAGCCGCCCGCCACCGAGCAGCCGGCCGCCGTCGTCGAGGAGCCGGTCGTCGAGGAGCCGGTCGTCGAGGAGCCGGTCGTCGAGGAGCCCGCGGAGTCCGACCTGCGCGAGGCTGAGGCCGAGTTGAACGACGCCGAGACCCTCCCGAGCACGTCCGCCGCCGAACTGGCCTGGAGCAGTGGCGCGCAGGACCGCTCCGGTGAGGTGCCACCGGGGGTGGCCGTTCCCGCTGTGACGGATGAGCCGAACGAGCCGGCCGAGATCGAGCCGGAGCAGCCGCGTACCCGTCGTCGGCGGGCTGCGCTCTCCGCGCCCACTGTGCTGTTCATGGCACCCCAGCCGGACGCCGTGCCGGTGACCCGACCGGTGGAGCCCGCCGCGGCGACCGAGGAGCCGCCCGTCGAGGAGGCCGCCGAGCCGTCCCGCCGCCGTCGGCGTGGTCGCCGCGAGGTCGAGCCGGTGGAGCCGATCGAGGCGATCGAGGCCGAAGAGGAGCCGACCGAGGAGGCCGACGAGGCCACCGAGGCGGATGAGGACGACGAGGACAGCGCCGCCGCGCGCCGCCGCCGCCGGCGTGGTCGCCGGGGCCGGGGCCGGGGCAAGGGCGGGGCCGACGACGCCGAGGACGACGAGTCCGAGGAGGCGGCGCAGGCCGATGAGGAAGAGACCGCCGAGGTCGAGGCCGAGGGCGACGAGGACGAGGAGTCCGAGGGTGGGGACGGCCTGACCCGTCGTCGCCGCCGCCGTCGCCGTCGTGGCGCCGGTGACACCGAGGGAGGCGCGGCCGACGACGGCGTGCCGACCGTTGTGAAGATCCGCGAGCCGCGTCGGACCGTCGACGAGGTGCAGGGTGTGTCCGGCTCGACCCGGCTGGAGGCCAAGCGCCAGCGCCGCCGCGACGGTCGGGAGCAGCGGCGTACGCGTCCGCCGATCCTCAGCGAGTCGGAGTTCCTGGCGCGCCGGGAGGCTGTCGACCGGGTGATGGCGGTCCGCCAGCGCGGTGACCGCACCCAGATCGCCGTCCTGGAGGACGGCGTGCTGGTCGAGCACTACGTCACGCGCAACTCCTCCGGGACGATGGCCGGCAACGTGTACCTGGGCAAGGTGCAGAACGTGCTGCCGAGCATGGAGGCCGCGTTCGTCGACGTCGGCCGGGGCCGCAACGCGGTGCTGTACGCCGGTGAGGTCAACTGGGACACCTCCGGGCTGGAGGGGCGGGCCCGCTCGATCGAGCAGGCGCTGCGCTCCGGCGACTCGGTGCTGGTCCAGGTCACCAAGGACCCGATCGGGCACAAGGGCGCACGGCTGACCAGCCACATCGCGCTCTCCGGCCGGCACCTGGTCTACGTACCCAACGGCAACGCCTCCGGGATCAGCCGCAAGCTGCCGGACAACGAGCGCAAGCGGCTGCGGGACGTGCTCAAGAAGCTGGTCCCGGACGGCGCGGGCGTGATCGTCCGGACGGCTGCCGAGGGCGCCACCGAGGACGAGCTGGCCCGCGACGTCAAGCGGCTCCAGGCGCAGTGGGAGGACATCCAGGCCAAGGCCGCCGAGGGTGGCGCTCCGGTGCTGCTCTACGGGGAGCCCGACCTGGTCATCCGGGTGGTCCGGGACCTCTTCAACGAGGACTTCCGCGAGCTGGTGATCGAGGGCGAGCAGTCGTACGACATGGTCGAGTCGTACCTGTCGCACGTCTCCCCGGACCTGGTCGACCGGGTGCGCCGGCACGTCGGTACGAGCGACGTGTTCGCCGAGTACCGGATCGACGAGCAGATCATCAAGGGCCTGGACCGCAAGGTATTCCTGCCCTCCGGTGGCTCGCTGGTGATCGACCGCACCGAGGCGATGACTGTCGTCGACGTCAACACCGGCAAGTACACCGGCTCCGGGGGCAACCTGGAGGAGACCGTCACCCGCAACAACCTGGAGGCGGCGGAGGAGATCGTCCGTCAGCTCCGGTTGCGTGACATCGGCGGCATCGTGGTGATCGACTTCATCGACATGGTGCTGGAGTCGAACCGTGAGCTGGTGCTGCGCCGGCTCACCGAGTGCCTGGGCCGGGACCGCACCAAGCACCAGGTCACCGAGATCACCTCGCTCGGCCTGGTCCAGATGACCCGTAAGCGGATCGGCGCGGGCCTGCTGGAGGCGTTCAGCGAGACCTGCGAGTGCTGCAAGGGCCGGGGCGTCATCATCCACACCGAGCCGGTGCCGGAGAAGCCGCGCCCCGCCGGCGCGGGGGAGAAGGTCAAGGCGGTCGCCTCGGCGGTGTCTCCCGCCCCGGCTGCCGAGCAGGGTGCCACCTCGTCCCGCCGCCGGGCCCGCAAGAGCGCCCCGGCCGAGCGGGCCGTCGTGGAGGTCGTCGACACCGACACCGCCGCCGAACCGGACGCCGACTACCAGGACACGATGGGTTACGACCTGTCCCGCTACGAGTCGGACACCGCCGCCGCGCCGGCGATCTCCGACGCTCAGCAGGGTGAGTCGGCTCGGCTTGCTGCGGCGGACGACCCGGACGCGCTCGCTGACGGTGAGGGCGACGAGGAGACCACCGAGGGTGGTGGCGGCCGTCGCCGGTCGCGTCGCGGTGGTGCCCGTCGGCGGACCCGCCCCTGA
- a CDS encoding TIGR03936 family radical SAM-associated protein, which translates to MGGHAGTPEEPTIARKPQPEGGQAPVVQRVRIRYAKRGPLRFTSHRDFARAFERALRRAAVPVAFSQGFHPHPKISYASAAPTGVASEAEYLEIALQAAVDPEALRAALDAALSPGLDVLDAVIAEGGNLPDRIEASHWYIELPEVDTEVLRTAVDAFVAAEEVLVERMTKQGRRTFDARAAVISIDVQLPTPTPSGAPAVPCAILELVVRQVTPSVRPDDVLSGLRVVADLEPPVSPRVTRLAQGTLTAQGAIVDPLDADRDGAAIVGH; encoded by the coding sequence ATGGGCGGACACGCAGGTACACCTGAGGAGCCCACGATCGCCAGAAAGCCTCAACCCGAGGGCGGCCAGGCACCGGTCGTCCAGCGCGTCCGCATCCGGTACGCCAAGCGCGGGCCGCTGCGATTCACCTCGCACCGCGACTTCGCCCGGGCGTTCGAGCGCGCGCTACGCCGGGCCGCCGTGCCGGTCGCCTTCTCCCAGGGTTTCCACCCGCACCCGAAGATCTCCTACGCCAGCGCCGCACCCACCGGGGTGGCGAGCGAGGCGGAGTACCTGGAAATCGCCCTTCAGGCCGCCGTCGACCCGGAGGCGCTGCGCGCCGCGTTGGACGCCGCGCTCTCGCCGGGGCTGGATGTCCTGGACGCTGTGATCGCCGAGGGAGGCAACCTGCCGGACCGGATCGAGGCGTCGCACTGGTACATCGAGTTGCCCGAGGTCGACACCGAGGTGCTGCGCACCGCGGTGGACGCCTTCGTCGCGGCCGAGGAGGTGCTGGTCGAGCGGATGACCAAGCAGGGGCGACGCACTTTCGACGCCCGTGCGGCCGTGATATCGATCGATGTCCAACTGCCGACGCCGACGCCTTCCGGGGCGCCGGCCGTACCGTGTGCGATACTCGAACTGGTCGTGCGGCAGGTCACCCCGTCCGTACGGCCCGATGACGTCCTTTCCGGCCTCCGCGTGGTGGCCGACCTGGAGCCGCCGGTTTCGCCGAGGGTGACCCGGCTGGCTCAGGGCACGTTGACCGCGCAGGGTGCGATCGTGGATCCGTTGGATGCGGACCGCGACGGGGCAGCCATCGTTGGGCACTGA